A region from the Sphingomonas sp. S2-65 genome encodes:
- a CDS encoding YceI family protein gives MRARFIALAATLAIATPLIAQQAMQVPGSKNPALVTAGSYTADPGHTLVEWTVDHLGFTPYFGIFGDVSGTLTLDPKNLSAAKVDVTIPVSKLTTANAGLTAHMLRAPQGGGKPDFFGANPADARFVSTRVVATGQTAKVTGNLTLNGVTKPVTLDASFYGAGKAPEQMGGKEAVGFEARGSIKRSDFGVAYGTPVVSDEVKLKIVAAFNKN, from the coding sequence ATGCGCGCCCGCTTCATCGCACTCGCCGCCACGCTCGCTATTGCCACTCCGCTCATCGCTCAGCAGGCGATGCAGGTGCCGGGCTCCAAGAACCCCGCACTCGTCACTGCAGGCAGCTACACCGCAGACCCGGGTCACACACTGGTCGAGTGGACGGTCGACCATCTCGGCTTCACGCCTTATTTCGGCATCTTCGGCGATGTCTCGGGCACGCTGACGCTCGACCCGAAGAACCTCTCGGCCGCGAAGGTCGACGTCACGATCCCGGTATCGAAGCTCACCACCGCCAACGCTGGCCTCACCGCCCACATGCTGCGCGCACCCCAGGGTGGCGGCAAGCCTGACTTCTTCGGCGCCAACCCCGCCGATGCGCGGTTCGTCTCTACCCGCGTGGTCGCCACCGGCCAGACCGCCAAGGTCACCGGCAACCTCACGCTCAACGGCGTAACCAAGCCGGTAACCCTCGACGCCTCCTTCTACGGCGCCGGCAAGGCGCCCGAGCAGATGGGCGGCAAGGAAGCGGTCGGCTTCGAAGCCCGGGGCTCGATCAAGCGCAGCGACTTCGGCGTCGCCTACGGCACCCCTGTCGTCTCGGACGAAGTGAAGCTCAAGATCGTCGCGGCGTTCAACAAGAACTGA
- the ilvC gene encoding ketol-acid reductoisomerase, with translation MRVYYDRDADLNLISSKNIAILGYGSQGHAHAQNLRDSGVQNVAIALRPGSPSAKKAQDAGFQVMSNQEAASWADILMILAPDEHQAAIYEADLKGNLKPGAALAFAHGLNVHFGLIEPPKDIDVIMIAPKGPGHTVRSEYVRGGGVPCLIAIHQDASGNAHDVALAYASGVGGGRSGIIETNFREECETDLFGEQAVLCGGATALVQAGFETLVEAGYAPEMAYFECLHELKLIVDLMYEGGIANMRYSISNTAEYGDIKTGPRIITEETKKEMKRVLADIQSGRFVKDFVLDNRAGQPELKASRIAAKRHPIEQVGAELRAMMPWIGANKLVDKDKN, from the coding sequence ATGCGTGTCTATTATGATCGCGACGCCGATCTGAACCTGATCTCGTCCAAGAACATCGCCATCCTCGGCTATGGCTCGCAAGGCCACGCCCACGCTCAGAACCTGCGCGACAGCGGCGTCCAGAACGTCGCGATCGCGCTGCGCCCCGGCTCGCCCTCCGCCAAGAAAGCGCAGGACGCCGGATTCCAGGTGATGAGCAACCAGGAAGCCGCCAGCTGGGCCGACATCCTGATGATCCTCGCCCCCGACGAGCATCAGGCCGCGATCTACGAGGCCGATCTCAAGGGCAATCTCAAGCCGGGTGCCGCACTGGCCTTCGCCCATGGCCTCAACGTCCATTTCGGTCTGATCGAGCCGCCCAAGGACATCGACGTGATCATGATCGCACCCAAGGGCCCGGGTCACACGGTGCGCAGCGAATATGTGCGCGGCGGAGGCGTCCCCTGCCTGATCGCGATCCACCAGGACGCCAGCGGCAACGCCCATGACGTCGCGCTCGCTTATGCCAGCGGCGTCGGCGGTGGCCGTTCGGGGATCATCGAGACCAATTTCCGCGAGGAATGCGAGACGGACCTGTTCGGCGAGCAGGCCGTGCTGTGCGGCGGAGCGACGGCGCTGGTCCAGGCCGGCTTCGAGACGCTGGTCGAGGCTGGCTACGCCCCCGAAATGGCCTATTTCGAGTGCCTGCACGAGCTCAAGCTCATCGTCGACCTGATGTATGAGGGCGGCATCGCCAACATGCGCTATTCGATCTCGAACACCGCCGAATATGGTGACATCAAGACCGGCCCGCGCATCATCACCGAAGAGACCAAGAAAGAGATGAAGCGCGTCCTCGCCGACATCCAGTCGGGCCGCTTCGTCAAGGATTTCGTCCTCGACAACCGCGCCGGCCAGCCCGAGCTCAAGGCCAGCCGCATCGCCGCCAAGCGCCACCCGATCGAACAGGTCGGAGCCGAACTGCGCGCGATGATGCCCTGGATCGGCGCCAACAAGCTGGTCGACAAGGACAAGAACTGA
- the ilvN gene encoding acetolactate synthase small subunit: protein MHIKEEQRERHTLAVIVDNEPGILARIAGLFTARGYNIESLTVTDITEDEAVSRITIVTSASAHVMEQIIAQLERLVPVHKVTDLTALGPHVERELALVKVAGTGDHRIEALRLAEVYRARVVDATIASFVFEVTGGSDKIDKFVELMREVGLVEVARTGIVAISRGAEPA, encoded by the coding sequence ATGCACATCAAGGAAGAACAGCGCGAGCGCCACACGCTCGCCGTGATCGTCGACAACGAACCTGGCATCCTCGCCCGGATCGCCGGCCTCTTCACCGCGCGCGGCTACAACATCGAAAGCCTCACGGTGACCGACATCACCGAGGACGAGGCGGTGTCGCGCATCACCATCGTCACCTCTGCTTCCGCACATGTGATGGAACAGATCATCGCCCAACTCGAGCGGCTGGTGCCGGTGCACAAGGTCACCGACCTCACCGCACTCGGCCCGCATGTCGAGCGCGAGCTGGCTTTGGTAAAGGTCGCCGGCACCGGCGACCATCGGATCGAGGCGCTCCGCCTGGCCGAGGTCTACCGCGCCCGCGTGGTCGACGCGACGATCGCAAGCTTCGTGTTCGAAGTCACGGGCGGTTCGGACAAGATCGACAAGTTCGTCGAGCTGATGCGCGAGGTCGGCCTAGTCGAAGTCGCCCGCACCGGCATCGTCGCGATCTCGCGCGGCGCCGAGCCCGCCTAA